One Paralichthys olivaceus isolate ysfri-2021 chromosome 8, ASM2471397v2, whole genome shotgun sequence genomic region harbors:
- the as3mt gene encoding arsenite methyltransferase: MAEDKSTCGKGFADSTVHKDVKDYYGNKLKKTSDLKTNACVAPAQPIPAFVRQALKRVHPEVTARYYGCGLVVPECLEGCSILDLGSGSGRDCYMLSQLVGEKGHVTGIDMTEDQLNVARTYVDYHMQEFGYKKPNVSFVQGYLEALTEAGLEKNSFDIIISNCVVNLSPDKRQVLAEAYRVLKEGGELYFSDIYSSDRLTEEIKNHKVLWGECLGGALWWKDLLRLAKEVGFSTPRVVTANVITVDNKDLQDVLGNFKFVSATYRLFKVPKGNTKPCQVIYNGGITGVEDSFQFDSQYTFKVDKVVDVDEEVASILRHSRFAGEFTIQPSGVPGGSCGVKPTAKVEDPFELVLQLEKPRPDSTTGGCCSTQSATCCK, encoded by the exons ATGGCTGAAGACAAGAG TACTTGTGGAAAAGGCTTCGCTGACAGCACCGTTCACAAGGACGTGAAG GATTATTATGGCAACAAGCTGAAGAAAACCTCTGACCTGAAGACCAACGCCTGTGTGGCTCCAGCCCAGCCCATCCCTGCCTTCGTCCGCCAGGCGCTGAAGAGAGTGCACCCTGAAGTCACTGCcag GTACTATGGCTGTGGCCTGGTGGTGCCGGAGTGTCTGGAGGGCTGCAGCATCCTGGACCTGGGCAGTGGAAGCGGGAGGGACTGCTACATGCTGAGTCAGCTGGTGGGGGAGAAGGGCCATGTCACTGGCATTGACATGACTGAGGACCAG CTCAACGTGGCCCGGACGTATGTGGACTACCACATGCAAGAGTTTGGCTACAAGAAGCCCAACGTCAGTTTTGTCCAGGGCTACCTCGAGGCCCTAACAGAGGCGGGTCTAGAGAAAAACTCATTTGATATCATCAT TTCCAACTGCGTGGTGAATCTCTCTCCAGATAAGAGGCAAGTCCTGGCTGAAGCCTACAGGGTTCTTAAG GAGGGTGGTGAGCTGTACTTCAGTGACATTTATAGCAGTGACAGACTGACGGAGGAAATAAAGAATCACAAAGTGCTTTGGG GTGAGTGCCTTGGCGGAGCGCTCTGGTGGAAGGACCTGCTTAGATTGGCTAAAGAAGTTGGCTTCAGCACGCCGCGGGTGGTTACAGCCAATGTCATCACCGTCGACAACAAAGATCTACAAGACGTTCTGG GTAACTTCAAGTTTGTCTCTGCCACATACCGACTGTTTAAGGTCCCTAAAGGCAACACTAAGCCCTGTCAGGTCATATATAACGGCGGCATTACTGGAGTAGAGGACAGCTTCCAGTTTGACAGTCAGTACACATTCAAG GTTGATAAAGTAGTGGATGTGGACGAAGAGGTGGCCAGTATCCTGAGACATTCCAGATTTGCGGGGGAATTCACTATCCAGCCGTCTGGAGTCCCTGGTGGCTCATGTGGAGTCAAACCTACG GCAAAAGTCGAGGATCCTTTTGAGCTGGTTCTTCAGCTGGAGAAACCACGACCAGATTCAACCACAGGGGGGTGCTGCAGCACACAGTCTGCAACCTGCTGCAAATGA